The Xenopus laevis strain J_2021 chromosome 7S, Xenopus_laevis_v10.1, whole genome shotgun sequence genome includes a window with the following:
- the LOC108697168 gene encoding olfactory receptor 1019, which produces MALESKQNVSGFIIQGFSDAPEFQIPFFVLFLIIYLIILLGNLITFLVISWDPHLHTPMYIFLQNLSFIDISFTSAILPNLIHILLTQQNNISFLGCMTQMYVFGFLANSEYLLLTAMSYDRYVAICDPLHYITRMSRKHCAWLITATFTVGFGESINIVTLISKLSYCASHLINHFFCDVTPLLTLSCSSTFIVELLIYIEGTLLAFNSFLLTLTSYIFIISAILKIQSSEGRQKAFSTCASHLSCVIILYMTIICLYMRPTKSYSLKRDKFFSLLYIVLCPVLNPLIYTLKNREFKSSFNKVRKRFVSCFFNKPINHQFK; this is translated from the coding sequence ATGGCCTTAGAAAGTAAACAAAATGTTTCCGGATTCATCATCCAAGGTTTCTCTGATGCCCCTGAGTTTCAAATCCCTTTTTTTGTGCTATTCCTTATAATCTATCTCATCATTCTGTTGGGAAATCTCATCACATTCTTAGTCATTTCATGGGATCCTCACTTACACACCCCCATGTACATATTCTTGCAGAACCTTTCATTCATAGACATTTCTTTCACCTCAGCTATTTTACCTAATTTGATACATATTCTTCTCACAcagcaaaataacatttcattctTGGGGTGTATGACTCAGATGtatgtttttgggtttttggctAACAGTGAATACTTACTCCTGACGGCCATGTCATATGATCGTTATGTTGCCATCTGTGATCCCCTTCATTACATTACCCGAATGAGCCGGAAACATTGTGCTTGGCTTATAACTGCCACATTCACTGTTGGTTTTGGTGAATCAATCAACATTGTTACACTTATATCTAAACTGTCATATTGTGCTTCCCATCTtattaaccattttttctgtgatgtcacaccattgCTAACACTTTCCTGCAGCAGCACTTTTATTGTGGAACTTTTAATCTACATTGAAGGGACATTGCTGGCTTTCAATTCCTTCCTCCTTACTCTGACCTCATACATATTTATCATCTCTGCTATCCTGAAAATCCAATCCTCAGaggggagacaaaaagccttttCTACCTGTGCTTCTCACCTGAGCTGTGTGATAATCCTTTATATGACAATTATTTGCTTGTACATGAGACCCACAAAAAGTTATTCCCTAAAAAGggacaagtttttttcactgttgTACATTGTCCTGTGCCCTGTGCTTAATCCTCTTATTTACACATTGAAAAATAGAGAATTTAAATCTTCTTTTAATAAAGTGAGGAAAAGATTTGtatcttgtttttttaacaagCCAATAAACCATCAATTCAAGTAG